The Miscanthus floridulus cultivar M001 chromosome 7, ASM1932011v1, whole genome shotgun sequence genome includes a region encoding these proteins:
- the LOC136464148 gene encoding brassinosteroid-responsive RING protein 1-like — protein sequence MGFPLVCYCLPIPKPVIVFCKLLSAIRDAVLLMLAVVGLCRFPHDAAARGSAADAHHQPEEVKSRLPAVEYAQLLAEQQPSSSSPTGTHAACQCGDNEGGGEDAPACIVCLETLEATDEVRRLGNCAHAFHRACIDRWIDLGRATCPLCRSDLLPRPRGRAGLLGLGRLSTRLTRVW from the coding sequence ATGGGGTTCCCGCTGGTGTGCTACTGCCTCCCCATCCCCAAGCCGGTCATCGTCTTCTGCAAGCTGCTCAGCGCCATCAGGGACGCCGTCCTGCTGATGCTCGCCGTCGTGGGGCTGTGCCGCTTCCCGCACGACGCCGCCGCGCGCGGCTCGGCGGCGGACGCCCACCACCAGCCCGAGGAGGTGAAGAGCCGGCTCCCCGCCGTGGAGTACGCCCAGCTCCTGGCCGAGCAgcagccgtcgtcgtcgtccccgaCCGGCACCCACGCGGCGTGCCAGTGCGGCGACAACGAAGGCGGCGGCGAGGACGCGCCGGCTTGCATCGTGTGCCTGGAGACGCTGGAGGCGACGGACGAGGTGCGGCGGCTGGGCAACTGCGCGCACGCCTTCCACCGGGCCTGCATCGACCGCTGGATCGACCTAGGCCGGGCGACGTGCCCGCTGTGCCGGTCCGACCTCCTGCCGCGCCCGCGGGGCCGGGCCGGGCTGCTCGGGCTGGGCCGCCTCTCCACCCGTCTCACGCGCGTTTGGTAA